The Pseudoalteromonas translucida KMM 520 genome has a window encoding:
- a CDS encoding mechanosensitive ion channel family protein: MEEVLGTDVDASQLIDQAISLVMTYAPKFVLAIITLLVGLWLINRFIKVLDNRLGKKDPTLNKFLCGLISAIVKIMLLISVASMVGIETTSFIAVIGAAGLAIGLALQGSLANFAGGVLLLIFKPFKVGDTIEAQGFTGAVVEIQILYTVVDTFDNRRIVIPNGSLSNAALVNVSIYDKRRCDMTFGISYNDDIDTAKAILKRLFEEDERSLTEPGPRICVASLGDNSVNLMFRAWVATGDLWPYYWDMQEKVKKAFDKEGISIPFPQRDVHVHNVK; this comes from the coding sequence ATGGAAGAAGTTTTAGGAACAGATGTAGATGCTTCACAATTAATAGACCAAGCCATATCACTCGTTATGACTTACGCACCAAAATTTGTGCTCGCTATTATTACTTTACTGGTTGGCCTATGGCTGATCAACCGCTTTATTAAGGTTTTAGATAATCGACTAGGCAAAAAAGATCCAACACTAAACAAGTTTTTGTGTGGCTTAATTAGCGCTATAGTAAAAATTATGCTACTTATTTCGGTGGCCTCTATGGTGGGTATCGAAACCACCTCATTCATCGCAGTAATTGGTGCTGCAGGCCTGGCAATAGGTCTTGCACTGCAAGGCAGTCTAGCTAACTTTGCTGGCGGTGTGCTGTTGCTAATATTTAAACCGTTCAAGGTTGGCGATACTATCGAAGCACAGGGCTTCACGGGCGCAGTTGTCGAAATTCAAATTTTATACACAGTAGTAGATACCTTCGATAACCGCCGCATTGTTATTCCAAACGGCAGCCTATCAAATGCGGCACTAGTAAACGTGAGTATTTATGACAAACGCCGCTGTGATATGACCTTTGGGATTTCGTATAACGATGACATAGATACGGCAAAGGCTATCTTAAAACGCTTATTTGAAGAAGACGAGCGCTCTTTAACAGAGCCTGGACCGCGTATTTGTGTTGCCAGCCTTGGCGATAACTCAGTTAACTTAATGTTCCGCGCTTGGGTTGCCACAGGTGACTTATGGCCTTACTACTGGGACATGCAAGAAAAAGTGAAAAAAGCGTTTGATAAAGAAGGTATTTCTATTCCTTTCCCACAACGCGATGTACATGTTCATAACGTTAAGTAA
- the tyrA gene encoding bifunctional chorismate mutase/prephenate dehydrogenase, protein MADINDLAQLRVGIDECDTQLVALLARRNSLTQKIGAIKQQTGAPLHAPDREADLLAARRQEAINQGVSPELVEDILRRMMREAYQNQQAKLACAAPHLSPIVIVGGQGAMGQLFTKQFQRSGYEVKTLDKQDQANAAAILKGAKLVLLSVPINALETVVAELPKLDEGCLLVDITSVKQAPIKALKAAHSGPVVGLHPMFGPDISHWVKQTVVVCEGRDHDVAQGLLAQLQVWGCQLVELDAKKHDEAMQIIQVMRHLTTFVYGQFLAKQSHTLAELRSCSSPIYQLELMMVGRLFAQSPELYSDIMLAQFDNVESLLAQYQQTFADTLKKLKAGDKPALIDAFADAKAYFSDSTAHFLTQSRSLLNKANDAKVLD, encoded by the coding sequence GTGGCGGATATAAATGATTTAGCCCAGTTAAGAGTGGGTATTGATGAGTGTGATACACAGTTGGTGGCATTGCTGGCAAGGCGTAATTCGCTTACTCAAAAAATTGGTGCAATAAAGCAGCAAACTGGTGCGCCACTTCATGCACCCGACCGTGAAGCTGATTTATTAGCTGCAAGGCGCCAAGAAGCAATTAATCAGGGAGTAAGCCCAGAGTTAGTTGAAGATATTCTTAGGCGCATGATGCGCGAAGCGTATCAAAACCAGCAAGCTAAACTCGCGTGTGCTGCACCGCATTTGTCACCTATTGTTATTGTGGGTGGGCAAGGTGCGATGGGGCAATTATTTACCAAGCAATTTCAGCGCTCTGGTTACGAAGTGAAAACCCTTGATAAGCAAGATCAAGCAAACGCTGCAGCAATTTTAAAGGGCGCTAAATTAGTACTGTTAAGTGTACCTATTAATGCGTTAGAAACGGTAGTTGCTGAGCTACCTAAGTTAGATGAAGGGTGTTTGTTGGTAGATATAACGTCAGTTAAGCAAGCGCCAATTAAAGCACTAAAAGCAGCGCATAGCGGCCCAGTTGTAGGGCTGCACCCTATGTTTGGCCCAGATATTTCGCACTGGGTTAAGCAAACAGTGGTGGTGTGTGAAGGGCGTGACCATGATGTTGCACAGGGCTTGTTAGCACAGTTGCAAGTATGGGGTTGCCAGCTAGTTGAACTTGATGCGAAAAAACACGACGAAGCAATGCAAATAATTCAGGTAATGCGCCATTTAACTACCTTTGTATATGGGCAGTTTTTAGCAAAACAAAGTCATACACTAGCAGAGCTACGCAGCTGTTCATCACCTATTTATCAATTAGAGTTAATGATGGTTGGGCGCTTATTTGCGCAATCGCCAGAGTTATATTCAGATATTATGCTGGCGCAATTTGATAATGTAGAGAGCTTGCTGGCGCAGTATCAACAGACTTTTGCAGACACACTTAAAAAGTTAAAAGCAGGAGATAAGCCCGCACTTATTGATGCCTTTGCTGATGCGAAAGCTTATTTTTCAGATTCGACAGCACACTTTTTAACCCAAAGTCGCAGTTTGTTAAATAAAGCGAATGACGCAAAAGTGCTAGATTAA
- a CDS encoding chorismate mutase produces MSNDVLNTLRHDINEIDSDLLVLLAKRRRISHGVVEYKIANNKPIRDEARELALLEKLIGYGKSLGLDAYYVNNVFQTILEDSVLHQQAMLQKNLNPDALSETHRVTYLGGQGSYSQLACHKYFSRRPGKLVEIGCSSFDEITGKVENGQADFGLLPIENTSSGSINEVFDLLQHAQVSIVGEVTHSVEHCLLANPDTELSQLTKIFAHPQPFAQCSRFLQGLGELQHETCDSTSSALQSALNTPNSAAIGSAQAGKNVGLEVIKSNLANQSENHSRFIVVARKPLQVSKQIPTKTSLIMATKQQAGSLADALMIFKQHKINLVKLESRPMPGNPWEEVFYVDLEANLADSQVKDALEELKEYTQYVRILGCYQSETLQAVSVNTQ; encoded by the coding sequence ATGAGCAATGACGTACTAAATACACTTCGACACGATATAAATGAGATAGATTCTGATTTACTGGTTTTACTAGCCAAACGACGTCGTATTAGCCATGGTGTGGTGGAATATAAAATAGCGAACAATAAACCGATTCGTGATGAAGCCCGTGAATTAGCACTACTAGAAAAACTAATAGGTTATGGTAAATCGTTAGGTTTAGATGCCTATTACGTAAATAATGTTTTTCAAACTATATTGGAAGACTCAGTATTACATCAACAAGCTATGCTGCAAAAAAACCTTAACCCCGACGCGTTAAGCGAAACCCATCGAGTTACGTATTTAGGTGGGCAAGGCTCATACAGCCAGTTGGCCTGTCATAAATATTTTAGCCGTCGCCCTGGTAAATTAGTTGAAATAGGCTGTAGCTCGTTTGACGAAATTACCGGTAAAGTAGAAAACGGCCAAGCCGATTTTGGTTTGCTACCTATTGAAAACACCAGTTCAGGCAGTATCAACGAAGTATTTGATTTACTACAACATGCACAAGTGTCTATTGTTGGTGAAGTAACGCACAGTGTTGAACATTGCTTACTTGCTAACCCAGATACTGAGCTTAGCCAACTTACAAAAATATTTGCTCATCCGCAGCCATTTGCGCAATGTAGCCGCTTTTTACAAGGCCTTGGTGAGCTACAACACGAAACCTGTGACTCAACTTCAAGTGCCCTGCAATCAGCATTAAACACGCCAAACAGTGCCGCTATTGGCTCTGCCCAAGCAGGTAAAAATGTAGGCCTCGAAGTGATTAAATCCAACTTAGCAAACCAAAGCGAAAACCACAGCCGCTTTATTGTTGTAGCGCGTAAGCCATTGCAGGTATCAAAGCAAATACCCACTAAAACCAGCTTAATTATGGCCACTAAGCAGCAAGCGGGTTCACTTGCCGATGCATTAATGATTTTTAAACAACATAAAATTAATTTGGTTAAGTTAGAGTCTCGCCCTATGCCGGGTAACCCATGGGAAGAAGTGTTTTACGTCGACTTAGAAGCAAACCTTGCCGACAGCCAAGTAAAAGATGCATTAGAGGAGCTAAAAGAGTACACCCAGTACGTACGTATTTTAGGCTGCTACCAAAGCGAAACGCTTCAAGCTGTGAGTGTAAATACGCAATAG
- a CDS encoding EAL domain-containing protein, with protein MVYRRPPSRFGINSLSVKLSLLISAICLIAGVCAAALMLKSEEKQLVFEEHEVLKQSNELLIKQFKNLINTKIKVAEQANIVVGEQLFSDQLSLINNKVNTLQFNNDGTVRSASTDGLSAAFIPQTSYTPFYKQLISDSETLWKIISPTLTQDFFNFYLITKDNFIRIAPPNEALNAPANYTFTQSTRFNYAKALTNPQHRPVWSKVYYDNIWQKWAISLTVPIYKEGEFLGVTGSDIALKTLISQLAIGGKEKHLVVFDSQGQLLAHPNLTQSSYAQYGKAGKQLLPEDFIDPTLQVIVDDAIKMQLPEYADSFKLNNEAHIINIHKVDGLDWYVGVYKKRSSTFSALADLKMKFFGLFILYAILVALLLHQALYQLVLRRIHSLVYAVTNFGQGQLQIEFPKENKDEIGTLNGSFKDMTIEIRKLIDGLNQRIIEKEIAEKAARRLSKAVAFSGTGVVITDKNFVIEYVNPKMLEMTSFSEEHFNRSPLLSIIASEMAILIDDIDVDLRSRNCWRGDTLIASNNKAPIWVSLSISPIREDDGTITSYVASAQDISFVKESQRKMEQLAYFDTLTGLANRTFFRMQLRKSMALAERGHYAFALFYFDLDEFKRINDTLGHNAGDQLLVEVANRLKQRLRAEDTIARLGGDEFAILLSGIEHQEHATEVANTIQKTLNEPIQLGSNEVIISASIGITMAPYDSQEEDQLLKHADLAMYEAKAKGRNTFHFYSQELNTAANERLFIENELRQAIKDKQLTVYYQPQIDSRTQLVVGYEALLRWFHPTEGAIAPTKFIPIAEATGLIVELGEWVLHQACNFAVKLERQGRASNIAINLSARQFKDASLLPTLKKIIASTQVSAKSLHLELTESMLMGNVEAAIAQLHELKGLGVSISIDDFGTGYSSLSYLKRFPVDILKIDRSFIKDIPDDNNDMAITAAIIAMAQKLKLDVVAEGVETVEQVEFLKNNNCFIVQGYYFSPPIAECDLPTLFERLEQMAKDEK; from the coding sequence GTGGTGTATCGACGCCCCCCATCTCGTTTCGGGATAAACTCACTTAGCGTCAAGTTGTCATTGTTGATTTCTGCAATATGTTTAATTGCTGGAGTGTGTGCAGCTGCGTTAATGCTCAAATCTGAAGAAAAACAACTGGTTTTTGAAGAGCATGAAGTATTAAAGCAATCTAACGAATTACTTATAAAACAATTCAAAAACTTAATTAACACTAAAATCAAAGTTGCTGAGCAAGCAAATATAGTCGTAGGTGAGCAGCTATTTAGTGATCAGTTATCGTTAATAAACAATAAAGTAAATACGCTGCAATTCAATAATGACGGTACGGTACGCAGCGCCTCTACTGATGGGCTTTCGGCTGCATTTATCCCACAAACTAGCTATACCCCTTTTTATAAACAATTAATATCAGACTCTGAAACGCTCTGGAAAATTATATCGCCAACACTTACTCAAGATTTTTTTAATTTTTACCTAATTACGAAAGATAACTTTATTCGCATAGCGCCGCCTAACGAGGCTTTAAATGCGCCAGCTAATTATACATTTACACAAAGTACGCGCTTTAATTACGCTAAGGCGCTTACTAATCCTCAACATAGGCCTGTTTGGTCTAAAGTTTATTACGATAATATATGGCAAAAATGGGCTATTAGCTTAACGGTTCCTATTTATAAAGAGGGTGAGTTTTTAGGTGTTACTGGCAGCGACATCGCGCTAAAAACATTAATTTCGCAACTGGCAATTGGTGGCAAAGAAAAACACTTAGTGGTATTTGACAGCCAAGGGCAGTTATTAGCGCACCCCAATTTAACCCAATCAAGTTATGCACAATATGGTAAAGCAGGTAAACAGCTACTCCCTGAGGACTTTATTGATCCCACATTACAAGTAATTGTAGATGATGCGATTAAAATGCAACTGCCCGAATATGCCGACTCATTCAAATTAAATAATGAAGCGCATATTATTAATATTCATAAAGTAGATGGCTTAGATTGGTATGTAGGGGTATATAAAAAGCGTTCTTCAACATTCTCAGCGTTAGCAGATTTAAAGATGAAGTTTTTTGGGCTATTTATACTATATGCCATTTTAGTCGCCTTACTCTTACATCAAGCACTTTATCAGCTAGTACTTAGGCGTATACATTCTTTGGTTTATGCTGTTACCAATTTTGGTCAAGGCCAGTTACAAATAGAGTTTCCAAAAGAAAACAAAGATGAAATAGGCACTCTCAACGGCTCATTTAAAGACATGACCATTGAAATCAGAAAGCTAATAGATGGGCTTAATCAGCGTATTATTGAAAAAGAAATTGCAGAAAAAGCAGCCAGGCGACTATCCAAAGCCGTGGCGTTTTCTGGTACTGGTGTGGTGATCACCGATAAAAACTTTGTCATTGAATATGTAAATCCTAAAATGCTCGAAATGACCAGTTTTTCAGAGGAGCACTTTAATCGTTCGCCTTTATTAAGCATTATTGCGAGCGAAATGGCTATATTAATTGATGATATAGATGTTGATTTACGCAGTCGTAATTGTTGGCGTGGCGACACCTTAATTGCAAGCAATAATAAAGCGCCTATTTGGGTTTCTTTAAGTATTTCACCTATTCGTGAAGATGACGGAACAATTACCAGTTACGTAGCCTCTGCGCAGGATATTTCGTTTGTTAAAGAAAGCCAGCGTAAAATGGAGCAGCTTGCTTATTTTGATACTTTAACAGGGCTTGCTAATCGTACCTTTTTTAGAATGCAGTTACGTAAATCGATGGCGCTCGCTGAACGCGGACATTATGCCTTTGCATTGTTTTATTTTGATTTAGATGAATTTAAACGTATTAACGATACCCTAGGCCATAATGCAGGCGATCAATTACTTGTTGAAGTTGCAAATAGATTAAAGCAGCGACTAAGAGCCGAGGATACTATTGCGCGTTTAGGCGGTGATGAGTTTGCTATATTACTCAGTGGCATTGAGCATCAAGAGCATGCAACCGAAGTGGCAAATACCATTCAAAAAACCCTCAATGAGCCTATTCAACTTGGCAGCAACGAAGTTATTATTAGTGCCAGTATAGGCATTACTATGGCGCCATACGACAGCCAAGAAGAAGACCAACTGTTAAAGCATGCCGATTTAGCCATGTATGAAGCAAAAGCAAAAGGGCGCAACACCTTTCACTTTTATAGCCAAGAGCTCAATACTGCGGCAAATGAGCGCTTGTTTATAGAAAACGAGCTACGCCAAGCGATAAAAGATAAACAACTGACGGTTTATTACCAGCCGCAGATTGATAGCCGCACTCAGCTTGTAGTGGGTTACGAAGCATTACTACGTTGGTTTCATCCAACTGAAGGGGCGATTGCACCTACTAAATTTATACCCATTGCAGAAGCTACCGGTTTAATTGTTGAATTGGGAGAATGGGTATTACACCAAGCGTGTAATTTTGCAGTTAAGTTAGAGCGCCAAGGTAGAGCGAGTAATATTGCGATTAACTTATCGGCCAGACAGTTTAAAGATGCCAGCTTATTACCTACCCTGAAAAAAATAATAGCCAGTACACAGGTATCGGCTAAAAGCCTACATTTAGAATTAACCGAAAGTATGCTGATGGGCAATGTAGAAGCCGCTATAGCACAACTACACGAATTAAAGGGACTCGGTGTTTCTATTTCTATTGATGACTTTGGCACTGGTTACTCTTCATTAAGTTACTTGAAGCGTTTTCCGGTGGATATTCTTAAAATTGACCGCTCATTTATAAAAGACATTCCAGACGATAATAACGATATGGCAATAACAGCGGCAATTATAGCCATGGCACAAAAACTAAAACTCGATGTGGTTGCCGAAGGGGTAGAAACTGTGGAGCAAGTAGAGTTTTTGAAAAATAACAATTGCTTCATAGTGCAAGGCTATTATTTTAGCCCGCCAATTGCAGAGTGCGATTTACCCACGCTTTTTGAACGATTAGAGCAAATGGCGAAGGACGAAAAATAA
- a CDS encoding translation initiation factor produces MSDSHLVYSTQTGRIEQPKPEKEVAGKLFKDGFVRIERQTKGRKGKGVMLVVGVDPKEHDLKKLAKTLKSKMGQGGAVKDGLIEVQGDDRDKLKAILESLTFKVKIAGG; encoded by the coding sequence ATGAGCGATAGTCACTTAGTATATTCAACACAAACGGGGCGAATAGAGCAACCAAAACCAGAGAAAGAAGTTGCAGGTAAACTATTTAAAGACGGGTTTGTGCGTATTGAACGCCAAACAAAAGGACGTAAAGGTAAAGGCGTTATGCTAGTAGTTGGAGTCGATCCTAAAGAGCATGATTTAAAAAAATTAGCTAAAACACTGAAAAGTAAAATGGGCCAAGGCGGCGCAGTAAAAGACGGTCTTATTGAAGTACAAGGTGATGATCGCGATAAACTAAAAGCTATTTTAGAAAGCTTAACCTTTAAAGTAAAAATTGCGGGTGGCTAA
- a CDS encoding STAS domain-containing protein yields MSLTKSISADAATLTIHIKGKFDFNLVQSFRQAYAQIDKSITKVIIDLRETDYMDSSALGMLLNMQKSIDTQVNKFEISNCQPQLKKILQISRFDKKFDIN; encoded by the coding sequence ATGAGTTTAACTAAAAGTATATCGGCCGATGCAGCTACGTTAACAATACATATAAAGGGTAAGTTTGACTTTAATTTAGTGCAATCTTTTCGCCAAGCGTATGCGCAAATAGATAAAAGCATCACTAAAGTAATTATCGACCTCAGAGAAACCGATTACATGGACAGCTCAGCATTAGGTATGCTGCTAAATATGCAAAAAAGCATAGATACACAGGTCAATAAATTTGAGATCAGCAACTGCCAACCACAATTAAAAAAAATATTACAAATATCTCGGTTTGATAAAAAGTTTGATATTAACTAG